The following proteins are encoded in a genomic region of Nicotiana sylvestris chromosome 4, ASM39365v2, whole genome shotgun sequence:
- the LOC104210047 gene encoding uncharacterized protein, producing the protein MENEKELPPLVEAPPVAVVMVEENHSTHTSIETLLVVLAVITILGVIAGIIARLCGGRHFSGSGEDDIEGWVERKCRSCIDGGVSTAPPPPPPPQEEAKPPAAAAEATSTTATEEAKK; encoded by the coding sequence ATGGAGAATGAGAAAGAGCTGCCACCATTAGTGGAAGCGCCGCCGGTGGCGGTGGTAATGGTGGAAGAAAACCACTCAACACATACATCTATAGAAACACTGTTAGTTGTAttagcagtaataacaatacttGGTGTTATTGCTGGTATAATTGCTAGGTTATGTGGTGGTAGACATTTTAGTGGTTCAGGTGAAGATGATATTGAAGGTTGGGTTGAGAGGAAATGCAGAAGTTGTATTGATGGTGGTGTTTCAACCGCTCCGCCGCCACCTCCGCCGCCACAAGAAGAAGCTAAACCAccagcagcagcagcagaagcTACTTCTACAACAGCAACAGAAGAAGCAAAGAAGTAA